The DNA segment aaatgctttaaacacACAGCTGTTTTACACTCCTCACTAAGTTCACCCAGCTACCGTACATTCcaaagcacaggaacaggcaCACATTTACTAAGATGTATTTACACTAATCTGACCCCAAATCGCTGCTACTCATCCAAGATCAAATTCCACCCCAACATAAGCAGCCAAAGTGAGTTAAACTTGTAATATTAAAGTACCGCCAGAGTCCTAGTTTGAGAACTCAAGTATGATTTAAGAATCATTCTGCTTTCTACAGCAAGCACAGGTCTGCTTGAGATTTCTTCTGCAAGTGCTGTATGCCTTACCATACTCTGCCTCCTAGGAATGACATTTCACAGATATGCTGCAAACATGGTTGGATGAGCACTTGTCTCAAGCTGTGTGGACTAATTTTCAACAGCTACTTGTCAAGAGGGCCAGGTGGTTGAAAGCATTTAAGCATTGCAAGGCCTAAACAAGTAATGAGCTAATCACATTACTCTCTCAGAGAGCTATCTCTCTGACAGtgctttcttccaaaagaaacaaagcataaATTCCTAAATGACCTTGGACATGGAGTGCTGCACAGGGGATCCCAACCTAGCACTGAACATTTTAACCACTGAAATAACTTGTTGAAGGTGCATCACTGCAGCTTCCACACCAAACTAGAGTTCCTGCCATTTCTACATTCCCCTGGGGGAATTGCTGCAGCTAGGAGGACGTACAGAAGGGACAGATAAGACATACCACTGAGAGACCTAAAGGTATCTTACTGTGCTGTGGAGGTATAGCCTCAGGATCACAAAGAAAGAACGCCAACTCCTTCAATAGCCTTGCAATACTAAACAGAAGGGGTATttacagcctttaaaaaaaCTAGACTTCATTGCCTGCAACCCTACAGCAAGATTACTTGCCATCTGCCTAATTAAATTGACCATTTGTCCCTATTAGAGACAGTTGTGCTACTTAAAGTAGTTAAGGTGGCATAGGAGGAGAgtgacatttttgttttgggAAGAGAGTGTTTGCAGCACTGACAGCGTTGAAACATTCGTCACTATGAAGACGTGACATTCTTAAGGCTGTaacaaaaaaaggcattcaCCAAACACAAGTCCTTTCAGAAGTACAAAttcaagaaatgtgttttcttaaagaTATCCGTCATTCCTGTTGAGATTTGCACCAAATAAAAGAATTGTGTCTCTGACAACATTCATAGTCACTGATCAGTTTTACAGCATACACATTTGCCTTTTGATATAGGACATCTGTGAGCTAGCAACAGTAATAAATCTGAATGTTAGCACAGATAATTTTCCAAGTTTTAGGTCAAATGCTATCAAACTTAACTTATCAGCTCATTAAGATAAAACAAGACCTTTTGTCATTAGGTTTCTGATTAGTTGCCTGGTTCCAGAACCTCAGACCCAGTAAATaggtttcattttttccctgtagGGTAGTGTGAATGCTTAATGCCCACTGGTTATTGTTGTAAATCATACACAGCAAAATCACTGCTTGAGCTTTTGCTAGAACAGGAGAATGTGATGATTTCAGCATGTTTCAAAGAGACATTCTGAAAATAACTAACTGTTCTGTAATTTTATCACGGTACAAGGCCAGAGGTTAGTGGTTAGGTTCCAGGACTTGCAACCATACTGGTTTTGATCTTGTCAGACTTCAGGCTATGCAGTGACAGGCTTCTAAGTTAGATACTTTGACCTAGAAGTATTTGCATTTCATAGGTCATGTTCATGTTCTCCAtgaacaaacatgaaaaatgggCTGCAGCCTTGCAGTGCTTTTTGCCACAGGAAACTCTTCCCTTTTGTTGGGTGTGGAGTACAGTGCCCACAGGCACAGTCCTTTGTGGATTTAAGACATGGGAAAGAAAGAGTTGTGCCATACAGGGAGAGGTAAAATAGTCACTGTTGTAGAGGACTTGTGTGTGCTCCAGAATGGCTGAAAGCTCCAACAAATGAAATTTAGTAAAGCTGTATGTCACATCTTGGGTCGTGTGCTGGGGTAGctgtaatgaagaaaaaaaaaaaacccaaactcttttTAATACGTTGTGCAAAATGTCTTCTTATTTTAGAGTCTACCTATCGTCATCAAGCTACCATTGATGATGAAGTGGTTTCCATGGAGATACTAGATACAGCTGGTCAGGTACGTGGGTACATGTACTATTATCCAATACCTTGGCTCAGATAGACAGCAGGGAAGGGGAGTGCGGTGGTGGTGGCAGTGTGGTGGGTGGTAAATGTGCTTCGCTTTGGGGGCAGAGATTTGCTTCTGAGCAGAGTTCCcactccaccaccaccagcttGCTGCTGGACTCAGACCCTTCTGCAAGGGACCTTGCTTAGAgttttcaagcactggaagaaagaacaaagtcaGGGTTTAGTCtgagattaaaattattttgttctcgTTCCTTGATTCAGGGCTAAGCCAACACCACATTATTACTGTGCACAAAGTCACAGTATGTTTCTACAGCCAAGTGATGAGGCCTGACAGCCTCTGTCAATGATTTCCACCCAAGTGAAGAGCAGTTTTGACACTGCCAGGTCCCCCTTTCTTTCAAAACGTGGCAGATGCTCATGCTGCACAAGTCCTGTGCAGTTTGTGTGCTGGGTATTATTCCATGGAGAAATTGTTTCAATTGCCTGTAACCAGCCTGCCCACAGGCAGCCCATGACACCTCAGTAGAGTAGATCTCTATCTTTTACATCATAAAAAAGGGTGACATGCATAAAGAATAAAGTAAAGCAGAAGTACATGGCTTTGCAGGCTTTGGAGGATCAACATCTATCTGAAGGCCTGGTGTTTTCCTCATAAATTAAATTCCTAAGGCTGGTGTGTGTCTTTTCAAAACAGGAGGATGCTATTCAGAAAGAAGGACATGTGCGATGGGGTGAAGGCTTCGTGCTGGTTTACGACATCACAGACAGAGGCAGCTTTGAGGAAGTGCTGCCACTTAAGAATTTGTTGGATGAAGTTAAAAAACCGAAAAATGTCACCCTTATCCTGGTGGGGAACAAAGCAGACTTGGATCACTCCAGGCAAGTCAGCACGGAGGAAGGTGAAAAGCTGGCCACAGAACTAGCATGTGCTTTTTATGAGTGCTCTGCTTGCACAGGAGAGGGCAACATTATGGAGGCCTTCTATGAGCTCTGTCGTGAGGTTCGGCGTCGAAAGATGGTCCAGGGCAAGACTCGGAGACGAAGCTCCACCACCCATGTCAAGCAGGCCATTAATAAGATGCTTACCAAAATCAGCAGCTAAAAAGAGCTGTACTAAGCCACAGAAGCATTTTATAGCATATTAGTTTGGATTAGGGATGAGGCAGGCAGAGCACATTTAATTGAAAATGGTCAAAgctttgcaattaaaaaatagaaaagacaaACCACACTACTTTTTTGAGTAACTTGGggtcagactttttttcctgttttgagaTGTATTTAGCCACACTACTTCTGgctaacatggaaaaaaaaaaagaggggggaaaaaaaaagcaaactccaAAGGACTAGATGATTGTGGGGACTGGCATTGACAGATTGTCTTCTCCTTCTACAAGGCTGGTTCCAGTACCCTGCAAGTCAGTAGTGCCTAAACATCGTTTCCAGCCAGCCATCCACTCAGTAGCCACTGGAGAGTAAGATTCTGTCCTCAGTCCATCAATGACCATCACAACCGCTGTTCTCAAGGACTGAATACATGTGGAGGCTGCTGTGTTTTACCAGAAAGTTCATGTGACACCTTTCACCAGCTCTAAATTGATGCATCGTGTGCTTTTACTCCAAACTGTCCTTCCTTGTTATTTTCTCCAAATCTATGAGTGATGATGTTCTTTGCAAAGTGTGCAAAAAATATAGGAAAGACCTTTTTCATGGGGTCTTTAGTCAGCAAGACACACATTTCAACAGAGCTGAAgttcagctgcttttccagaTCCTCTGAAACTGCACAATTCATCATGAAATAATCAGCTAGTCCAGTGGCATTTCAGCATTTCCCCCTTGAAGTACAGTACTGTACCTGGTGAAATGGGATTGTATGTGTTGGGAAATCACAAGAATAACCATATTACTATTGATTTAGTTATGGGTAGgttttagcttttgtttttatttttggtttggtcTTCTTTCAATTCAAGTAGTTGCTCTTATTCATTTTTCCACTAAAGAAGAACTGAATCCACAGTAAGGCAAGTATTTAAAGCCAAAACTCAAATGCAAATCAGATATGCATGGCCTCTACCATATCAAAAGGCCATAATTTCCAGCTGTTTAAACTTCCAGATATTACTTGAAGCACTCTGTGGTTTAAATGAGAACAGGGGTTTTGTGCCTCTATCTGACATGTTCAATTGAATGTGCATTTTTGTCGGATTTTTGTGCCTGGGATAAAAAGTTTTcagtcctctcttctcctccctgaTGCATCATATTTAAGCCAGCAGTCAAGTTTTCCTTGTTACTTGGCATGTTAACTGTATGCTAAGAGATGCAGGAACCAAGACTGAAAGACTTCCATTGAGGTTGTGCTCATCTCCCACCAGTTGTGTTGTATCCCTTTAGGCAGTGTGGTGTGCCACTCAGACTGGCATCATCAGAACCACAGCCAAAGGCTGGGGGGACAAATGGGAATATTAGCAGTATTCTCCTTTGAGGAAAAGCCCTCCTGTAGCAACTACTTACAGCTTTATTCTCCGCTGCTTTGTACTTCATATGGTTGTTTGCCTCTGTGAGGAAGTAGCACCAAAAGGCTATCAAACGCAAATTACCACAGCTGTAGGAGGATGaggatgttttattttgttggatTGCACTTTGTGCAGTTATAGGTAGCCATATAAGAGGTGGAACTGGCTGGAGAATCAAGCCTGTATATCCCTGTGTACAGAGAAGAATCCCAGGTTAGGACTTTTCAAAAGGATTCACTTGAAGATACTTTgccaaagtaaattttttttaagcattctCTCACCCATATCTTTTATCCAACCAGCATCGAAGAACATCACAttcagttgtattttatttatactgttatttattttctctgtttccccCATTCTAGACAGTGAAAGTTCATTCCACTCTTCTGAAATCAATATCTATATTTTGATCTTCATATTCAAGAATGTTGCTGTACACCAGCAGCGTACTGCAATGGAAACTTCACCATGTGCTTCTGGGCAGAAGGTTCTTGCAACAGGTGATGTCACTATCCCCATGACACACCTGTTCCTAAACTATTGGTCATATCTCtaacttttgtttaaaaaaaatttgccATTTCCAGTCCTATTGGTAATGCAAAATCAATGCAAGTGTAAAAGAAGCAGCTGGTGCCTGTTCACGCACCAGTAGTCATTACCTGAAAGTCTGAACTTGCAAACAT comes from the Cuculus canorus isolate bCucCan1 chromosome 1, bCucCan1.pri, whole genome shotgun sequence genome and includes:
- the RERG gene encoding ras-related and estrogen-regulated growth inhibitor, whose protein sequence is MAKSAEVKLAIFGRAGVGKSALVVRFLTKRFIWEYDPTLESTYRHQATIDDEVVSMEILDTAGQEDAIQKEGHVRWGEGFVLVYDITDRGSFEEVLPLKNLLDEVKKPKNVTLILVGNKADLDHSRQVSTEEGEKLATELACAFYECSACTGEGNIMEAFYELCREVRRRKMVQGKTRRRSSTTHVKQAINKMLTKISS